A genomic window from Plodia interpunctella isolate USDA-ARS_2022_Savannah chromosome 29, ilPloInte3.2, whole genome shotgun sequence includes:
- the LOC128682090 gene encoding uncharacterized protein LOC128682090 isoform X2 yields MNLLLHLFHVLIYSSFNGYGYILFAANIDDFKIIAKKYMPDIFAEKLVQIAADTSVFNENDGSKSKNNTLSANNTPMKPKNIGRSGPQIQFQKGAVVQEKDITYATNPTGNNNHETKKIPLSGIDIDELVEKIKERLDKQYLEKYKNYLVSTTSNLPPAQYSKIVRYAQATEEPNQKDGLRKPVPQAKQAEYDYFNKGVVNERRPVIQPLIKKPQQGEVVQDVEPKDFETKDLTNTKDSYEDYKVPPKYEEVIYPTTSKTIKISTSKSPYKIKVVKKPKNYDYEDLRYDDEEKDDQNEYDKFKSSEIKAQTENLNDDYPDATEVANSYKETGNNNFYREADGANPNKASQGNPNVYKATDSGPNSQKVSPGGPQKGYRNREVSRNIKGTGIPTRERFSMSSPNYYASIPIVAEKYDFNEPLPEKDREPEDMRYLKNPPAKINQKVEI; encoded by the exons ATGAATTTACTTTTGCACCTTTTTCACgtat TGATTTACAGTAGTTTCAACGGTTACGGCTACATATTATTCGCTGCAAATATAGatgactttaaaatcattgcaaaaaaatatatgcccGATATTTTTGCCGAGAAACTTGTCCAGATAGCCGCCGACACCTCTGTGTTTAACGAAAACGATGGTAGCAAATCGAAAAACAACACGCTCAGTGCGAACAACACGCCGATGAAACCAAAAAACATAGGAAGATCTGGACCACAAATACAATTTCAGAAAGGTGCCGTCGTACAAGAAAAAGATATTACGTATGCGACAAATCCGACAGGAAACAATAATCACGAGACGAAGAAGATACCATTATCTGGAATAGATATAGACGAATTAGTTGAAAAGATAAAAGAACGATTGGATAAACAATATCTAGAGAAATATAAGAATTACCTTGTTAGCACTACAAGCAATTTGCCTCCAGCCCAATATAGTAAAATAGTACGTTATGCTCAAGCAACAGAAGAGCCGAATCAAAAAGATGGATTGAGAAAACCTGTTCCACAGGCTAAGCAAGCtgaatatgattattttaataaagggGTAGTAAATGAACGTCGTCCAGTCATACAGCCACTTATAAAAAAACCACAACAAGGTGAGGTTGTACAAGACGTTGAACCAAAAGATTTTGAAACCAAAGACTTGACGAATACGAAAGATAGTTACGAAGACTATAAGGTGCCCCCGAAATATGAAGAGGTTATCTATCCGACTACAAGCAAaaccattaaaatttcaacgtCCAAATCaccttacaaaataaaagtggttaaaaaacctaaaaattatgattatgaagATTTAAGGTATGACGATGAAGAAAAAGATGATCAAAATGAATACGACAAATTTAAATCCAGCGAAATAAAAGCGCAAACTGAAAATTTGAACGATGATTACCCAGATGCAACAGAGGTTGCTAATTCTTATAAAGAAACgggtaataataatttttatagagAAGCTGACGGTGCGAATCCTAACAAAGCATCACAGGGCAATCCTAATGTATATAAAGCAACAGACAGTGGTCCTAATTCTCAGAAAGTGTCGCCTGGTGGTCCTCAAAAAGGTTATAGAAATAGAGAAGTTAGCAGAAACATTAAAGGAACAGGTATACCAACTAGAGAGCGATTTAGTATGAGTAGTCCAAACTATTATGCCAGTATACCAATTGTAGCGGAGAAGTATGACTTCAATGAACCCCTCCCAGAAAAAGACAGGGAACCAGAAGACATGAGATACCTCAAAAATCCACCCgcaaaaattaatcaaaaggTTGAGATATAA
- the LOC128682090 gene encoding uncharacterized protein LOC128682090 isoform X1 encodes MNLLLHLFHVYIFSVIYSSFNGYGYILFAANIDDFKIIAKKYMPDIFAEKLVQIAADTSVFNENDGSKSKNNTLSANNTPMKPKNIGRSGPQIQFQKGAVVQEKDITYATNPTGNNNHETKKIPLSGIDIDELVEKIKERLDKQYLEKYKNYLVSTTSNLPPAQYSKIVRYAQATEEPNQKDGLRKPVPQAKQAEYDYFNKGVVNERRPVIQPLIKKPQQGEVVQDVEPKDFETKDLTNTKDSYEDYKVPPKYEEVIYPTTSKTIKISTSKSPYKIKVVKKPKNYDYEDLRYDDEEKDDQNEYDKFKSSEIKAQTENLNDDYPDATEVANSYKETGNNNFYREADGANPNKASQGNPNVYKATDSGPNSQKVSPGGPQKGYRNREVSRNIKGTGIPTRERFSMSSPNYYASIPIVAEKYDFNEPLPEKDREPEDMRYLKNPPAKINQKVEI; translated from the exons ATGAATTTACTTTTGCACCTTTTTCACgtat ATATTTTCTCAGTGATTTACAGTAGTTTCAACGGTTACGGCTACATATTATTCGCTGCAAATATAGatgactttaaaatcattgcaaaaaaatatatgcccGATATTTTTGCCGAGAAACTTGTCCAGATAGCCGCCGACACCTCTGTGTTTAACGAAAACGATGGTAGCAAATCGAAAAACAACACGCTCAGTGCGAACAACACGCCGATGAAACCAAAAAACATAGGAAGATCTGGACCACAAATACAATTTCAGAAAGGTGCCGTCGTACAAGAAAAAGATATTACGTATGCGACAAATCCGACAGGAAACAATAATCACGAGACGAAGAAGATACCATTATCTGGAATAGATATAGACGAATTAGTTGAAAAGATAAAAGAACGATTGGATAAACAATATCTAGAGAAATATAAGAATTACCTTGTTAGCACTACAAGCAATTTGCCTCCAGCCCAATATAGTAAAATAGTACGTTATGCTCAAGCAACAGAAGAGCCGAATCAAAAAGATGGATTGAGAAAACCTGTTCCACAGGCTAAGCAAGCtgaatatgattattttaataaagggGTAGTAAATGAACGTCGTCCAGTCATACAGCCACTTATAAAAAAACCACAACAAGGTGAGGTTGTACAAGACGTTGAACCAAAAGATTTTGAAACCAAAGACTTGACGAATACGAAAGATAGTTACGAAGACTATAAGGTGCCCCCGAAATATGAAGAGGTTATCTATCCGACTACAAGCAAaaccattaaaatttcaacgtCCAAATCaccttacaaaataaaagtggttaaaaaacctaaaaattatgattatgaagATTTAAGGTATGACGATGAAGAAAAAGATGATCAAAATGAATACGACAAATTTAAATCCAGCGAAATAAAAGCGCAAACTGAAAATTTGAACGATGATTACCCAGATGCAACAGAGGTTGCTAATTCTTATAAAGAAACgggtaataataatttttatagagAAGCTGACGGTGCGAATCCTAACAAAGCATCACAGGGCAATCCTAATGTATATAAAGCAACAGACAGTGGTCCTAATTCTCAGAAAGTGTCGCCTGGTGGTCCTCAAAAAGGTTATAGAAATAGAGAAGTTAGCAGAAACATTAAAGGAACAGGTATACCAACTAGAGAGCGATTTAGTATGAGTAGTCCAAACTATTATGCCAGTATACCAATTGTAGCGGAGAAGTATGACTTCAATGAACCCCTCCCAGAAAAAGACAGGGAACCAGAAGACATGAGATACCTCAAAAATCCACCCgcaaaaattaatcaaaaggTTGAGATATAA